One genomic region from Daphnia magna isolate NIES linkage group LG10, ASM2063170v1.1, whole genome shotgun sequence encodes:
- the LOC123476976 gene encoding predicted GPI-anchored protein 58, which translates to MKIVILAVVFAVAAAQSYSEPAYKAPESQPLMPYSFAWDVKDDTSYNSYAHSENSDGNVVTGSYRVLLPDGRMQIVNYRADSNGYVADVKYEGEAKYSEYKAPAYKAPAPPAYQAPSAPAPPAYQAPSAPAPPAYQAPSAPAPPAYQPPSAPAPPAYQAPSAPAYRAPSPTSAPAYRAPATPAAPAYRAPVTPSPPAYRAPSPSAAPSGPAYRAPATPAYTAPSTPAAPAYRPSVAPAAPAYRAPATPVYGAPAPAPSSTYRTQPVPLAYRG; encoded by the exons ATGAAG ATCGTCATTCTTGCCGTTGTGTTCGCCGTCGCTGCAGCCCAATCTTATTCAGAGCCGGCGTACAAAGCTCCTGAATCTCAA CCCCTAATGCCTTATAGCTTCGCTTGGGACGTCAAAGACGACACTTCCTACAATAGCTATGCCCACTCTGAAAACAGCGATGGCAATGTAGTCACCGGATCTTACCGAGTTCTCTTACCCGATGGCCGTATGCAAATTGTTAACTATAGGGCTGACAGCAATGGATATGTCGCTGATGTCAAATATGAAGGCGAAGCCAAGTATTCAGAATATAAGGCACCTGCTTACAAAGCTCCAGCTCCACCGGCCTACCAGGCACCTTCAGCTCCCGCTCCACCGGCCTACCAAGCACCTTCAGCTCCTGCTCCACCGGCCTACCAAGCACCTTCAGCTCCTGCTCCACCAGCCTATCAACCACCTTCAGCTCCTGCTCCACCAGCTTATCAGGCACCTTCAGCTCCTGCTTACAGAGCACCATCCCCTACTTCAGCTCCAGCTTACAGGGCACCAGCTACTCCTGCTGCTCCGGCTTACAGAGCACCAGTCACTCCTTCACCCCCAGCTTACAGGGCTCCATCACCTTCTGCTGCTCCTTCAGGTCCAGCTTATAGGGCACCAGCTACTCCTGCTTATACAGCACCATCTACACCCGCTGCTCCTGCTTACAGGCCATCAGTAGCTCCGGCTGCTCCGGCTTACAGGGCACCAGCCACGCCCGTCTACGGGGCTCCTGCTCCTGCTCCTTCTTCTACCTATAGAACTCAGCCAGTTCCTCTAGCCTACAGAGGCTAA